The genomic DNA TCGTAAAGACGTTCGACGAAGCGGCGGAGATTGCCTCGAAGGTCGGCTACCCGGTGATTCTGAAAGCCGTCGCCGGCGGCGGTGGCAAGGGTATGCGCGTGTGTCGGGACAAGGCCGAACTCGAGCGCGGTTTTCACCTCGCATCGACCGAAGCCGGCAACGCCTTCTCCAACCCGGATCTCTATCTCGAGAAAGTGATCGTCAATCCGCATCACGTGGAAATACAGCTTCTGTGCGATACGCACGGCAATCGCTACCATTTTGGAGAGCGCGACTGCTCTATCCAGCGCCGCCACCAGAAACTGATCGAAGAGACGCCGTCGCCGATCATGACCCCGGAACTTCGCCGGCGCATGGGCGAAGCCGCCATCAGAGGCGCCTCCGAGGTTGACTATCGCGGCGTGGGGACGATCGAATTTCTTGTCGACGGCAATCTCGATTTCTACTTCATGGAGATGAACACCCGAATCCAGGTGGAACATCCCATCACCGAAGAGGCGTACGAGATTGACCTGATCAAGGACCAGATTCGTGTCGCCCTGGGCGACGAGATCATCTACGACCAGGCCAGGATCGCCCCGAAGTGGGCGGCGATGGAATGCCGCATCAACGCGGAAGACGTGGAGAAGGATTTCCGCCCGACCCCGGGCATGATCACCGCGATTCACACGCCGGGCGGTCCCGGTGTGCGTATCGACAAAGCGGTGTACGCGGGGTACACCATCCCGCCGTACTACGATTCCATGATCGCCAAGCTGATCGTCCGCGCGCGGACCCGCGAGGAGGCCATCCAGAAGATGTGGCACTGTCTCGATGAGTTCATCATCGAGGGCATTCCCACGACTATCGCGTTCCACCAGCAGGTGCTGATGCACCCCGACTTCATGGCGGGGAAGTACGATACCGGCTTTCTCGATCGGAATTTCAAAAAGGAGGGCGCCGGACCCGAAAAAAAATCGGTAACCCTCAACCGCAGCGGCGAACCGGCTTCGGAAGAGGGGCAAGAGGAACCGGCGATCGTCGCCGCAAGTGAAACAGCAACTGAAACGGCCAACAAGATAGAAGACTGAGCAGGCAGGGAGGTGTACGGTGAACGTACCCAATGATCTGAGATACACCAGGGAACACGAGTGGGTGAAGGTCGACGGCAACGTGGCGACGGTCGGGATCACCGACTGGGCGCAGGGCGAACTGGGCGATATCGTTTTTGTCGAACTTCCCGATATCGGCGCCGAGGTGGCGCAGATGCAGGCATTCGGAACGATCGAGGCCGTCAAGGCGGTCTCCGAACTCTTTGCCCCTCTCAGCGGCAAGGTGGTCGAAGTCAACTCGGCGCTGGACGACGATCCCATGGTGATCAATCGCGATCCGTACGGCGACGGCTGGATGATCAAAGTCGAGTTGACCGACGCCGGACAGCTCGAACAATTGCTCGATGCCGGCAGTTATAAGGACATCATAAGCTAACCGACGCCGCGCGACCGGGCGTCACTGCGCAGAGAAAGTACACGCCAACATGCATTACATTCCGAATACCGATGACGACCGCCGCCGCATGTTAGACACGATCGGCGTCGGAAGTTTCGACGACGTCATCAGTGAGATTCCCGATGCGCTCAGGCTGAAGCGACCGCTTGACATTCCGCGCCTGTCGGAAGTCGAGCTGCTCGCTGAGATCGAGGAGCTGTCGCACCGGGATCGCGAGGAAACGCTGTGTTTCGCGGGAGGCGGAGTCTACGATCATTTTATCCCGGCGGCGGTCGGCACGATCGTGTCCCGCCCCGAGTTCATGACCGCCTATACCCCGTACCAGGCCGAAGTCGCCCAGGGGACTCTCCAGGTCATTTACGAGTTCCAGACGCACGTATGCCGGTTGACCGGAATGGACGTCGCAAACGCGTCGATGTATGACGGGGCGACGGCGGCCGCCGAGGCCATGCTGATCGCATCGAGCGTCACGAAGCGGGCTAAGATCGTCGTATCCGAGACGGTTAACCCTCTGTACCGGCAGGTCATCGACACCTACCTCCGCGCACGCGGAGTCGAAATCGTGACCGTGCCGCGCGCCGGCGGGCTGACGGATCTGAACAAACTCGAAGATTCGGTCGACGAGGCCACCGCGTGCGTGCTGGTGGGCCAGCCGAACTTTTTCGGCCTGCTCGAAGACATCGAGCCGATTGAACGGATGATCCACAAAGTGGGCGGCAAGCTGGTGATGGCAATCGATCCGATTTCGCAGGCCATCCTCAAGACGCCCGGCGAGTGGGGCGCCGATGTCGTGGTCGGCGAGGGGCAGCCGCTCGGCGTGTCGCTGTCGTACGGTGGGCCGCTTCTGGGGCTGTTCGCGGCAAAGAAGGATCTCGTCCGCAGCATGCCGGGACGAATCGTCGCACGCACGACTGATGTCGACGGCAAACCGGGTTTCGTGCTGACGCTGCAGACCCGCGAACAGCACATCCGGCGCGAAAAGGCTACGTCGAACATCTGCACCAACCAGGCGTTGTGCGCGACATCGGCCGCGGTCTACTGCAGCCTGATGGGGCGCGAGGGAATCAAGCAGGTCGCGCTGTTGTCGGCGGAACGCGCGCAACAGGCCGCCCGGCAGATTGCCGCGCTGGAGGGCTGTGAATTGCAGTCCGACGCCCCCTTCGTCCGCGAATTCCCGGTCCGCACCTCTCGACCCGCGCGCGAGATTATCGCCGCCATGGCCGAACGAGGGATCCTGCCCGGTATCGACGCCGGGCGGTGGTACGCCGGGATGGACAATGTCCTGCTGGTGGCGTTGACCGAGAAGCGCACGCCGGCCCACATGACCCGTCTGGTCGACGGGCTGAAGGAGATGTGTTCGAGTGGAGTTCTGTCGCACCTGTCATAATTACTGGGACGAGGGCGTCAGTTCCTGCCCGATCTGCGGAGACGACATGGATGCCGATCACGAGGTGACGTGGGTGTTGCTGGGGACGATCGACGACAAGCTGTCGGCCGATTTCGCCCGTGAAACGCTCGCCACGTACAACATTCCGGCGGTCGTGATCTCCAAGTCGGGATTCTTCGGCAATATCGGGCTGCCGCTCAATCCGTTTTACAACGCCAACGCCAGCCACACCTTCGAGGTGTCGGTGCCGTCGGAGTTCTCCGACGACGCCGCCCATATCCTCGACATGGTGGTCGGGCAGAAGTGGCGACGGAAAGAGCGCTGAGAGTTTGCGTGATTGAAAGTGTAACGAGCCCGAGATACATACGGTAAGCGCACCCCGAACGGGGAAGGAGTAAACGTATGAAACGAATCGCACTCACCGCGGTGCTGGCGATACTGGGCCTGCTGGCGGTCGGCGGCGCGTCCGCTCATACCGAACAGCCGCAGGCTGCGTCACCGCAGAAGGAAATGGCGCCTTTCTTCCGGGAATTCGATAAGGGCCTCGAGGCCGCTGTCGCCAAAGGACAGCATGTGTTCGTCGATTTCTATACCGATTGGTGAAAGTACTGCAAGATGCTGGACACGGTCGTGTTCGTCGATTCTTCCGTCAAAGAGTATTTCACCAACGAGATGGTACTGGTAAAAGTCAACGCCGAGAAAGACACCCTGCTTGCACGGCGATTCCACGTGTCGGGATATCCGACCGCGGTTCTCGTGACCAACACGGGCGAAGAGGTCGACCGCATTGTCGGATACGCCCCGCCGGACGAGTACCTCAAGACGATCAAGGACTACCGCAACGGTATCGGGACGCTCGATGATCTGCTGACGCAGGCGGGCGCCGGTCCGGATCGCGAGTTGTTCTACAAAGTCGCCGACAAATACAAATACCGGGGCGGTGATTCCGCCGCGATCGCCTGGTATACGAAAGTTGTGGAGGCCGGAGAGCCGACCGACTCTCTTTCGGGCGAAGCCCGCATGGCTCTCGCGGATATGCACCGTCGCGCGAAAGAATATGACAAGTCCCTGGCGACCTTCGCGGCCATCAAGAATGATTTTGGTACCGGTAGGTTCGCGGAAGCCGCGGGTATCTGGACCGCCATCGTCTATCGCGCCATGGGCGATACGACCGCCGCGATAAATGCCTTTGAAGCGTTTATATCGTCGTATCCCGAATCCGAAGATGTCGGCTATGCCAAGGCACAGGTCGAAAAACTGAAGAACCCGCCGCCGCCGAAAACCGACGGCAGCAAATAGGCGGGGCTCAGGATCGTAAGCAACCCGAAAGGACACGCGTGAGTTCTGTGGAATCGAAGCTGTTGATCTACGAGAAGTCGGCCCCGGGCCGTCGCGGTTACTCATTACCCGAAACCGAGCGCCCCGCCGGTGACATCATGGCCGCCATTCCGGAGAAATTCCGCCGCACGGCCGATGCCATGCTTCCGGAGGCGTCCGAGGGTGAGGTGATGAGGCATTTCGTGGGCCTGTCGGTGAAGAACCACCATATCGACAAGGGCTTTTATCCGCTCGGATCGTGCACCATGAAGTACAATCCGAAGGCGAACGAAGTCGCCGCGTCGCTGCCGGGATTTCGCTCCCTGCACCCGCTGGCGCCGGATGATTCCGTCCAGGGAATTCTTCAAGTCATGTACGATCTGAAGTCGTACCTCAAGGAAGTGTCGGGGTTCGCGGCGCTGTCGCTGCAGCCGGTCGCGGGCGCGCACGGCGAGTTCGCCGGCCTTTTGGTTATGCAGGCGTACCACCGCAAGAACGGCCAGATGCAGCGGACGAAGATCATCATCCCGGACTCCGCCCACGGTACGAACCCGGCCTCGGTAGCCGCGCTCGGCTGGAGCACGGTTCAGATCAAGTCGAATGAAAACGGCGTGATCACGCCGGAGGCGGTCGCGGCCGTGATGGATGACACCGTGGCGGGCATGATGACCACCAATCCGAACACGCTGGGGTTGTTCGAAAAGTATTGCAAGGAGATCGCCGACGTTGTGCACGCGGGGGGCGGCCTGATGTATATGGACGGCGCGAACCTCAACGCCAACATGGGGATCTTTCGACCGGCCGATGTCGGGTTCGATATCATGCATTTCAACCTGCACAAGACGTTCTCCACGCCGCACGGCGGCGGCGGCCCGGGCGCCGGCGCGGTCGGGGTGACGGCCGAACTGGACAGGTTCCTGCCGTGTCCGGTGCTGCAGAAAAGCGAACAGGGTGAATACTACTTCGATTACGATCGTCCGGATTCCATCGGACGCATGCATTCGTTTTATGGCAATGTCGGCAACATGATTCGGGCGTACGCCTACATCAAGTCGCTCGGCGGAGAGGGGCTCCGGACAGCATCGGAAAACGCCGTTCTCAACGCCAACTACCTCAAGGCGCTCCTGAAGAATGATTTCGACCTGCCATACTCCGCCCACTGCATGCATGAATTCGTCATTTCCGGCAATCGCCAGAAGAAACTGGGCGTCAAGACCCTGGACATCTCCAAGCGTCTGCTGGATTTCGGCGTCCATTCGCCGACCAACTACTTCCCGCTGATCGTGCCGGAAGCCATGATGATCGAGCCGACTGAAACCGAGTCGCGTGAGACGCTGGAACAGTTTGCCGCCATTATGAAACAAATCGCCCGGGAAGCGGAGACCGATCCCGACCTGGTCAAAAACGCGCCGTACGACACCCCGGTGCGGCGTCTTGACGAAGCTGGCGCCGCCCGCACGCTGGATATCCAGTATACGGGGTAGCGCATTTCGAGCTTGCCTGATGCGGCCGATCACCCCTCTTTGGGGCGATCGGCCTTTCTTATGATTGATTGTCACGACGTCACATTTCGATATC from Candidatus Zixiibacteriota bacterium includes the following:
- the accC gene encoding acetyl-CoA carboxylase biotin carboxylase subunit, with amino-acid sequence MFNKVLIANRGEIALRVIRACRELGLKTVAVYSEADRDALHVRFADEDVCIGAAPAKESYLDFKRIIAAAEVTNAGAIHPGYGFLAENADFAEVCESCGLTFIGPSPDAIRRMGDKAVAKDTMRKAGVPCIPGSEGVVKTFDEAAEIASKVGYPVILKAVAGGGGKGMRVCRDKAELERGFHLASTEAGNAFSNPDLYLEKVIVNPHHVEIQLLCDTHGNRYHFGERDCSIQRRHQKLIEETPSPIMTPELRRRMGEAAIRGASEVDYRGVGTIEFLVDGNLDFYFMEMNTRIQVEHPITEEAYEIDLIKDQIRVALGDEIIYDQARIAPKWAAMECRINAEDVEKDFRPTPGMITAIHTPGGPGVRIDKAVYAGYTIPPYYDSMIAKLIVRARTREEAIQKMWHCLDEFIIEGIPTTIAFHQQVLMHPDFMAGKYDTGFLDRNFKKEGAGPEKKSVTLNRSGEPASEEGQEEPAIVAASETATETANKIED
- the gcvH gene encoding glycine cleavage system protein GcvH; this translates as MNVPNDLRYTREHEWVKVDGNVATVGITDWAQGELGDIVFVELPDIGAEVAQMQAFGTIEAVKAVSELFAPLSGKVVEVNSALDDDPMVINRDPYGDGWMIKVELTDAGQLEQLLDAGSYKDIIS
- the gcvPA gene encoding aminomethyl-transferring glycine dehydrogenase subunit GcvPA, translating into MHYIPNTDDDRRRMLDTIGVGSFDDVISEIPDALRLKRPLDIPRLSEVELLAEIEELSHRDREETLCFAGGGVYDHFIPAAVGTIVSRPEFMTAYTPYQAEVAQGTLQVIYEFQTHVCRLTGMDVANASMYDGATAAAEAMLIASSVTKRAKIVVSETVNPLYRQVIDTYLRARGVEIVTVPRAGGLTDLNKLEDSVDEATACVLVGQPNFFGLLEDIEPIERMIHKVGGKLVMAIDPISQAILKTPGEWGADVVVGEGQPLGVSLSYGGPLLGLFAAKKDLVRSMPGRIVARTTDVDGKPGFVLTLQTREQHIRREKATSNICTNQALCATSAAVYCSLMGREGIKQVALLSAERAQQAARQIAALEGCELQSDAPFVREFPVRTSRPAREIIAAMAERGILPGIDAGRWYAGMDNVLLVALTEKRTPAHMTRLVDGLKEMCSSGVLSHLS
- a CDS encoding tetratricopeptide repeat protein; translation: MLDTVVFVDSSVKEYFTNEMVLVKVNAEKDTLLARRFHVSGYPTAVLVTNTGEEVDRIVGYAPPDEYLKTIKDYRNGIGTLDDLLTQAGAGPDRELFYKVADKYKYRGGDSAAIAWYTKVVEAGEPTDSLSGEARMALADMHRRAKEYDKSLATFAAIKNDFGTGRFAEAAGIWTAIVYRAMGDTTAAINAFEAFISSYPESEDVGYAKAQVEKLKNPPPPKTDGSK
- the gcvPB gene encoding aminomethyl-transferring glycine dehydrogenase subunit GcvPB, giving the protein MSSVESKLLIYEKSAPGRRGYSLPETERPAGDIMAAIPEKFRRTADAMLPEASEGEVMRHFVGLSVKNHHIDKGFYPLGSCTMKYNPKANEVAASLPGFRSLHPLAPDDSVQGILQVMYDLKSYLKEVSGFAALSLQPVAGAHGEFAGLLVMQAYHRKNGQMQRTKIIIPDSAHGTNPASVAALGWSTVQIKSNENGVITPEAVAAVMDDTVAGMMTTNPNTLGLFEKYCKEIADVVHAGGGLMYMDGANLNANMGIFRPADVGFDIMHFNLHKTFSTPHGGGGPGAGAVGVTAELDRFLPCPVLQKSEQGEYYFDYDRPDSIGRMHSFYGNVGNMIRAYAYIKSLGGEGLRTASENAVLNANYLKALLKNDFDLPYSAHCMHEFVISGNRQKKLGVKTLDISKRLLDFGVHSPTNYFPLIVPEAMMIEPTETESRETLEQFAAIMKQIAREAETDPDLVKNAPYDTPVRRLDEAGAARTLDIQYTG